A genomic region of Spea bombifrons isolate aSpeBom1 chromosome 9, aSpeBom1.2.pri, whole genome shotgun sequence contains the following coding sequences:
- the FAM161B gene encoding protein FAM161B, whose protein sequence is MERRENEAKSRMGRLTDFVDEDGDRLLDKLRELKLTNGRYLQELSTVHTAGLAERREARGLASCSFRPSPKASRRGVDFALAQPREDLPGVAQPLDLRGQEDPECLKQFRAQPVPAHVFLPLYDDLVEQQAARRKTGVQERKDFLLKTQKPFRFLSKEEEKRRKAAQALLAAPARAERGVKREVVKHAQDPEISDRLKEAELIRKVKRQMRAKEMLQTSSAPVPLNRGTRDPLSSISRKTRQEYLGFFQQNLSFRPRTNPGVPDFQRLHHEFQKRCLQKQKEIEPTRSEPFTLRTSALRRRQSHDGKSGQVGPRRPETPADSLRSLTSLSPNTLPVYITDSARRRQSAVRASLQEKNGQETKWTKESKQSLVRQSSISRRAKAMDPHRPLSESNAERLHQNRQADGKRMNEYKEELERMKARVKLRPYLFELLTKANAAKAAECRFAGTLQQVGLTEDFVQHQGRRSDEAEE, encoded by the exons ATGGA GCGCCGTGAGAACGAAGCGAAGAGCCGAATGGGAAGACTGACGGACTTTGTGGATGAGGACGGGGACCGGCTGCTCGACAAACTGCGGGAGCTGAAGCTCACAAACGGCCGGTACCTCCAGGAGCTGAGCACCGTGCATACCGCCGGCCTCGCAGAGCGCCGGGAGGCGAGGGGCT TGGCGTCTTGTAGTTTCAGACCGAGTCCTAAAGCGTCCAGAAGAGGCGTGGATTTCGCCCTCGCTCAGCCGAGAGAGGATCTGCCGGGAGTCGCGCAGCCCCTCGATCTCCGGGGCCAGGAGGACCCCGAGTGTTTGAAGCAGTTCCGTGCCCAGCCGGTGCCGGCTCACGTCTTCCTCCCGCTGTACGATGACCTGGTGGAGCAGCAAGCGGCTCGGAGGAAGACGGGGGTCCAGGAAAGGAAAGACTTTCTTTTAAAGACACAGAAACCGTTTCGTTTTCTTtcaaaggaggaagagaaaagaaGGAAAGCAGCCCAGGCGCTTCTTGCTGCCCCCGCGAGGGCAGAGCGTGGCGTGAAGAGAGAAGTCGTTAAACATGCCCAAGATCCTGAAATTAGTGACAGATTGAAAG AGGCTGAGTTGATCAGGAAAGTGAAACGTCAGATGAGGGCCAAAGAGATGCTGCAGACTTCCTCAGCGCCGGTGCCCCTAAACCGAGGAACGAGGGATCCGCTTTCCAGCATCTCCCGGAAAACCCGGCAGGAGTACCTGGGATTTTTCCAGCAGAATCTCTCCTTCCGGCCACGCACAAACCCAGGCGTCCCGGATTTCCAGAGGCTGCACCACGAATTCCAGAAGCGATGCCTACAGAAGCAAAAGGAAATAGAACCGACCCGGAGCGAGCCCTTCACCCTGCGCACCTCCGCGCTGAGAAGAAGACAGAGCCACGACGGGAAAAGCGGGCAG GTTGGACCCCGTCGTCCCGAGACGCCTGCAGATTCCCTCCGGAGTTTGACGAGTTTGTCGCCCAATACGCTTCCTGTGTATATAACGGACAGCGCAAGGAGGAGGCAGTCTGCCGTTAG AGCTTCCCTGCAGGAAAAGAATGGACAAGAGACCAAGTGGACAAAAGAAAGCAAACAGTCCCTGGTGCGGCAGAGCTCAATATCCAGGAGGGCAAAGGCCATGGACCCTCACCGACCCCTCTCAGAAAGCAATGCGGAGAGGCTGCACCAGAACCG GCAAGCCGATGGAAAGAGGATGAACGAATATAAGGAGGAGCTGGAGCGGATGAAGGCCAGAGTGAAGTTGAGACCCTACCTTTTTGAGCTTCTCACTAAA GCTAATGCCGCTAAAGCAGCCGAGTGCAGATTCGCAGGTACCCTGCAGCAGGTCGGGCTGACAGAAGACTTTGTTCAGCATCAGGGAAGGAGATCCGATGAAGCGGAGGAATAG
- the ZNF410 gene encoding zinc finger protein 410 isoform X1, producing the protein MGTLTTHWEVTARGQVVSSLDLLDSGAMPMLSDELQSRPELLVEFVQNTSIPLGEELVESECKALSCLSPLPESEAAQCGSLLLDAAVVQELPPKSPGATLLNTLHVDVDHSADPRVGKNSALLSPTDPPTLLQDLPPTDNSSFILLNLARTGLGSPPEQLVFVHDEAEDSGNDFLSSDCTDSSTPWFLRVQELAHDSLIAATRAQLAKSAKTICNGEITLSPSLDVEPRTPLAVSHLPPADRRLRCSFRGCDRSFVWATHLKYHLKTHRNDRSFACPAEGCGKSFYVLQRLKVHMRTHNGERPFLCPQAGCGKQFTTAGNLKNHLRIHTGEKPFVCEAEGCGRSFAEYSSLRKHMVVHSGVKSHPCPACGKTFSQSGSRNAHVRKHHPRSSSDGSVSAALCQDPLQQTHLLSGPTPPRTYEQDVSLLMN; encoded by the exons ATGGGAACTCTCACCACTCACTGGGAGGTGACTGCTAGGGGCCAG GTGGTTTCCTCTCTGGACCTGTTGGACTCTGGAGCTATGCCAATGCTATCTGATGAGCTGCAGTCCAGACCAGAA CTTCTGGTGGAGTTTGTGCAAAATACTTCAATTCCTTTGGGAGAAGAGCTCGTGGAATCCGAATGTAAAGCCCTTTCGTGTCTCTCTCCCCTTCCGGAGTCTGAAGCGGCACAGTGTGGGTCGCTGCTGTTAG ACGCAGCAGTCGTTCAGGAGCTTCCGCCAAAAAGTCCAGGCGCGACCTTGCTGAACACTCTTCATGTGGACGTTGATCACAGTGCAGACCCCAGGGTGGGGAAAAACAGCGCCCTCCTTTCCCCCACGGACCCTCCGACGCTGCTCCAAGATCTGCCCCCCACCGATAACTCTTCCTTTATACTTCTCAACCTCGCCAGGACAG GGTTAGGGTCTCCTCCAGAGCAGCTGGTTTTTGTTCACGATGAAGCAGAGGACTCTGGTAACGATTTCCTTTCCAGTGATTGCACCGACAGCAGCACTCCGTGGTTTCTGCGCGTTCAGGAGTTGGCCCATGACAGTCTAATAGCCGCTACCCGGGCACAGTTAGCAAAGAGTGCCAAGACCATCTGCAACG GAGAAATCACTCTGAGCCCCTCCTTGGATGTAGAACCAAGAACCCCCCTGGCGGTCTCTCATCTGCCGCCCGCAGACAGGCGACTTCGCTGCTCCTTTCGTGGCTGTGACCGGTCCTTCGTGTGGGCGACACACCTGAAGTATCACCTGAAAACACACAG GAATGATCGTTCATTCGCCTGTCCTGCTGAAGGTTGTGGGAAAAGTTTCTATGTTCTACAAAGGCTGAAAGTTCACATGCGTACTCACAACGGCGAGCGGCCTTTCCTGTGCCCTCAGGCTGGCTGCGGCAAGCAGTTTACCACGGCCGGCAACCTGAAAAATCATCTGCGCATCCACACAG GGGAGAAACCCTTTGTCTGCGAGGCGGAGGGATGTGGACGTTCCTTCGCTGAATACTCGAGCCTGCGAAAGCATATGGTCGTGCACTCAG GAGTGAAGTCCCATCCGTGTCCAGCGTGCGGGAAGACGTTTTCTCAGAGTGGAAGTAGAAATGCTCATGTTAGAAAACATCATCCAAGAAGCTCCTCAG ACGGAAGCGTCTCGGCCGCTCTGTGCCAGGATCCTCTGCAGCAGACGCACCTGCTCTCCGGGCCCACGCCGCCTCGCACCTACGAACAAGATGTCTCTCTATTGATGAACTGA
- the ZNF410 gene encoding zinc finger protein 410 isoform X2, with product MGTLTTHWEVTARGQVVSSLDLLDSGAMPMLSDELQSRPELLVEFVQNTSIPLGEELVESECKALSCLSPLPESEAAQCGSLLLDAAVVQELPPKSPGATLLNTLHVDVDHSADPRVGKNSALLSPTDPPTLLQDLPPTDNSSFILLNLARTGLGSPPEQLVFVHDEAEDSGNDFLSSDCTDSSTPWFLRVQELAHDSLIAATRAQLAKSAKTICNGEITLSPSLDVEPRTPLAVSHLPPADRRLRCSFRGCDRSFVWATHLKYHLKTHRNDRSFACPAEGCGKSFYVLQRLKVHMRTHNGERPFLCPQAGCGKQFTTAGNLKNHLRIHTGEKPFVCEAEGCGRSFAEYSSLRKHMVVHSGVKSHPCPACGKTFSQSGSRNAHVRKHHPRSLTDGSVSAALCQDPLQQTHLLSGPTPPRTYEQDVSLLMN from the exons ATGGGAACTCTCACCACTCACTGGGAGGTGACTGCTAGGGGCCAG GTGGTTTCCTCTCTGGACCTGTTGGACTCTGGAGCTATGCCAATGCTATCTGATGAGCTGCAGTCCAGACCAGAA CTTCTGGTGGAGTTTGTGCAAAATACTTCAATTCCTTTGGGAGAAGAGCTCGTGGAATCCGAATGTAAAGCCCTTTCGTGTCTCTCTCCCCTTCCGGAGTCTGAAGCGGCACAGTGTGGGTCGCTGCTGTTAG ACGCAGCAGTCGTTCAGGAGCTTCCGCCAAAAAGTCCAGGCGCGACCTTGCTGAACACTCTTCATGTGGACGTTGATCACAGTGCAGACCCCAGGGTGGGGAAAAACAGCGCCCTCCTTTCCCCCACGGACCCTCCGACGCTGCTCCAAGATCTGCCCCCCACCGATAACTCTTCCTTTATACTTCTCAACCTCGCCAGGACAG GGTTAGGGTCTCCTCCAGAGCAGCTGGTTTTTGTTCACGATGAAGCAGAGGACTCTGGTAACGATTTCCTTTCCAGTGATTGCACCGACAGCAGCACTCCGTGGTTTCTGCGCGTTCAGGAGTTGGCCCATGACAGTCTAATAGCCGCTACCCGGGCACAGTTAGCAAAGAGTGCCAAGACCATCTGCAACG GAGAAATCACTCTGAGCCCCTCCTTGGATGTAGAACCAAGAACCCCCCTGGCGGTCTCTCATCTGCCGCCCGCAGACAGGCGACTTCGCTGCTCCTTTCGTGGCTGTGACCGGTCCTTCGTGTGGGCGACACACCTGAAGTATCACCTGAAAACACACAG GAATGATCGTTCATTCGCCTGTCCTGCTGAAGGTTGTGGGAAAAGTTTCTATGTTCTACAAAGGCTGAAAGTTCACATGCGTACTCACAACGGCGAGCGGCCTTTCCTGTGCCCTCAGGCTGGCTGCGGCAAGCAGTTTACCACGGCCGGCAACCTGAAAAATCATCTGCGCATCCACACAG GGGAGAAACCCTTTGTCTGCGAGGCGGAGGGATGTGGACGTTCCTTCGCTGAATACTCGAGCCTGCGAAAGCATATGGTCGTGCACTCAG GAGTGAAGTCCCATCCGTGTCCAGCGTGCGGGAAGACGTTTTCTCAGAGTGGAAGTAGAAATGCTCATGTTAGAAAACATCATCCAAGAAGCT TGACAGACGGAAGCGTCTCGGCCGCTCTGTGCCAGGATCCTCTGCAGCAGACGCACCTGCTCTCCGGGCCCACGCCGCCTCGCACCTACGAACAAGATGTCTCTCTATTGATGAACTGA
- the ZNF410 gene encoding zinc finger protein 410 isoform X3 codes for MGTLTTHWEVVSSLDLLDSGAMPMLSDELQSRPELLVEFVQNTSIPLGEELVESECKALSCLSPLPESEAAQCGSLLLDAAVVQELPPKSPGATLLNTLHVDVDHSADPRVGKNSALLSPTDPPTLLQDLPPTDNSSFILLNLARTGLGSPPEQLVFVHDEAEDSGNDFLSSDCTDSSTPWFLRVQELAHDSLIAATRAQLAKSAKTICNGEITLSPSLDVEPRTPLAVSHLPPADRRLRCSFRGCDRSFVWATHLKYHLKTHRNDRSFACPAEGCGKSFYVLQRLKVHMRTHNGERPFLCPQAGCGKQFTTAGNLKNHLRIHTGEKPFVCEAEGCGRSFAEYSSLRKHMVVHSGVKSHPCPACGKTFSQSGSRNAHVRKHHPRSSSDGSVSAALCQDPLQQTHLLSGPTPPRTYEQDVSLLMN; via the exons ATGGGAACTCTCACCACTCACTGGGAG GTGGTTTCCTCTCTGGACCTGTTGGACTCTGGAGCTATGCCAATGCTATCTGATGAGCTGCAGTCCAGACCAGAA CTTCTGGTGGAGTTTGTGCAAAATACTTCAATTCCTTTGGGAGAAGAGCTCGTGGAATCCGAATGTAAAGCCCTTTCGTGTCTCTCTCCCCTTCCGGAGTCTGAAGCGGCACAGTGTGGGTCGCTGCTGTTAG ACGCAGCAGTCGTTCAGGAGCTTCCGCCAAAAAGTCCAGGCGCGACCTTGCTGAACACTCTTCATGTGGACGTTGATCACAGTGCAGACCCCAGGGTGGGGAAAAACAGCGCCCTCCTTTCCCCCACGGACCCTCCGACGCTGCTCCAAGATCTGCCCCCCACCGATAACTCTTCCTTTATACTTCTCAACCTCGCCAGGACAG GGTTAGGGTCTCCTCCAGAGCAGCTGGTTTTTGTTCACGATGAAGCAGAGGACTCTGGTAACGATTTCCTTTCCAGTGATTGCACCGACAGCAGCACTCCGTGGTTTCTGCGCGTTCAGGAGTTGGCCCATGACAGTCTAATAGCCGCTACCCGGGCACAGTTAGCAAAGAGTGCCAAGACCATCTGCAACG GAGAAATCACTCTGAGCCCCTCCTTGGATGTAGAACCAAGAACCCCCCTGGCGGTCTCTCATCTGCCGCCCGCAGACAGGCGACTTCGCTGCTCCTTTCGTGGCTGTGACCGGTCCTTCGTGTGGGCGACACACCTGAAGTATCACCTGAAAACACACAG GAATGATCGTTCATTCGCCTGTCCTGCTGAAGGTTGTGGGAAAAGTTTCTATGTTCTACAAAGGCTGAAAGTTCACATGCGTACTCACAACGGCGAGCGGCCTTTCCTGTGCCCTCAGGCTGGCTGCGGCAAGCAGTTTACCACGGCCGGCAACCTGAAAAATCATCTGCGCATCCACACAG GGGAGAAACCCTTTGTCTGCGAGGCGGAGGGATGTGGACGTTCCTTCGCTGAATACTCGAGCCTGCGAAAGCATATGGTCGTGCACTCAG GAGTGAAGTCCCATCCGTGTCCAGCGTGCGGGAAGACGTTTTCTCAGAGTGGAAGTAGAAATGCTCATGTTAGAAAACATCATCCAAGAAGCTCCTCAG ACGGAAGCGTCTCGGCCGCTCTGTGCCAGGATCCTCTGCAGCAGACGCACCTGCTCTCCGGGCCCACGCCGCCTCGCACCTACGAACAAGATGTCTCTCTATTGATGAACTGA